Proteins encoded in a region of the Pseudomonas sp. PDNC002 genome:
- a CDS encoding glycosyltransferase family 1 protein — protein MTTTPLRIALISETFPPEINGVANTLGRLASGLLRLGHQIQVVRPRQHGDEGRHSDGELVLTRGWPLPGYPGLQWGQSCLHKLLRHWKRTRPDVLYIATEGPLGLAALRAARRLRIPVISGFHTNFQQYSAHYGFGPLMRLVTLYLRWFHNRTQQTLVPSASQSLELERRGFERLAQLSRGVDSQLFNPARRDDGLRREWGLGDRDIAVLHVGRLAAEKNLTLLGSSFRALCAAHPQLKLRLVIVGDGPQRAQLQKELPEAVFCGLQRGEELARHYASGDLFLFPSLSETFGNVVLEALSSGLAVVAFDQAAAGQHIRHGHNGVLAEPGDNQGFFEAASWLLSDPERLRRVRLNARHHAIHQAWETVVERFEGYLQAACRSAMLPGRNPSALGRAEGSSLPK, from the coding sequence ATGACCACGACTCCCCTGCGCATCGCGCTGATCAGCGAAACCTTTCCGCCGGAAATCAACGGCGTCGCCAACACCCTCGGCCGGCTGGCCTCGGGCCTGCTGCGCCTGGGCCATCAGATCCAGGTCGTGCGCCCGCGCCAGCATGGCGACGAGGGGCGTCACAGCGATGGCGAACTGGTGCTGACGCGCGGGTGGCCGCTGCCCGGTTATCCCGGCCTGCAATGGGGCCAGTCCTGCCTGCACAAGCTGCTACGGCACTGGAAGCGCACCCGTCCCGACGTGCTCTACATCGCCACCGAAGGCCCGCTGGGCCTGGCAGCCCTGCGCGCCGCAAGGCGCCTGCGAATTCCGGTGATCAGCGGCTTCCACACGAATTTCCAGCAGTACAGCGCGCACTACGGGTTCGGCCCGCTGATGCGTCTGGTCACCCTCTACCTGCGCTGGTTCCACAATCGCACCCAGCAGACCCTGGTGCCCAGCGCCAGCCAGTCGCTCGAGCTGGAGCGCCGCGGCTTCGAGCGCCTGGCGCAGTTGTCGCGCGGAGTCGATAGCCAGTTGTTCAACCCCGCACGCCGCGACGATGGGCTGCGCCGCGAGTGGGGCCTGGGCGATCGGGATATTGCTGTGCTGCATGTGGGCCGGCTGGCGGCGGAAAAGAACCTGACCCTGCTCGGCAGCAGCTTCCGCGCACTCTGCGCGGCACACCCGCAACTCAAGTTGCGCCTGGTGATCGTCGGCGACGGCCCGCAACGCGCGCAGTTGCAGAAGGAATTACCTGAAGCCGTGTTCTGCGGACTGCAACGCGGCGAGGAGCTGGCCCGACACTACGCCAGCGGCGATCTGTTCCTGTTCCCCAGCCTGTCGGAAACCTTCGGCAACGTGGTGCTCGAAGCGCTTTCATCGGGGCTGGCGGTCGTGGCCTTCGACCAGGCGGCGGCGGGCCAGCACATTCGCCACGGGCACAATGGCGTGCTCGCCGAACCAGGCGATAACCAGGGTTTCTTCGAGGCGGCCAGCTGGCTGCTGAGCGATCCGGAGCGCCTGCGCCGGGTTCGCCTGAACGCGCGGCACCATGCCATTCACCAGGCATGGGAGACAGTGGTGGAGCGCTTCGAGGGATATCTTCAGGCTGCCTGCCGCAGCGCGATGCTGCCGGGGAGGAATCCCTCCGCCCTCGGCCGGGCGGAAGGTTCATCGCTGCCCAAGTGA
- a CDS encoding DegV family protein, with the protein MRIGLVVDATCDLPPEFLAANNIRVLPIGIRVGERRLVDDRDPDTTRAFYSRDLPEVGPQDGSEPLDAAATHAWFLDQLVTDFDYVICLTVSSQRSPIFENATQASFSLLQSYKERRAAAGIAGPFALRVIDSQTVFAGLAVLAAEGVRLLGEDQHPNAVRTRLEQLSQQMNTFLVASDLGHIRRRGFQKGDRSSIGDRLRGAFLGLGSMLDMKPVLSLVQGEDKPVSVSPNYEKSAERLLNFARARVEAGELLAPQMCLSYAGDPSALRDLPGFAQLEDACEMKGVKMHLAMLSPTGGINLGAGAMSLSFAAEPKPFA; encoded by the coding sequence ATGCGGATCGGCTTGGTAGTCGATGCAACCTGCGACCTTCCCCCCGAATTCCTTGCTGCCAACAACATTCGAGTTCTACCCATCGGTATCCGCGTGGGCGAGCGTCGCCTGGTCGACGATCGCGATCCCGACACCACGCGGGCGTTCTATTCCCGCGACCTGCCCGAGGTTGGTCCGCAGGATGGCAGCGAACCGCTGGATGCCGCCGCGACCCACGCCTGGTTCCTCGATCAGTTGGTCACCGATTTCGACTATGTGATCTGCCTGACCGTCAGCAGCCAGCGCAGCCCGATCTTCGAGAACGCGACCCAGGCATCCTTCAGCCTGCTGCAGAGCTACAAGGAACGCCGCGCCGCCGCTGGTATCGCCGGGCCGTTCGCCTTGCGCGTGATCGACAGCCAGACCGTATTCGCCGGTCTGGCAGTGCTGGCCGCCGAAGGTGTGCGCCTGCTGGGCGAGGACCAGCATCCCAACGCCGTGCGCACCCGCCTGGAACAGCTCAGCCAGCAGATGAACACCTTCCTGGTCGCCAGCGACCTGGGGCACATCCGTCGCCGTGGTTTCCAGAAGGGCGACCGCAGCAGCATCGGTGACCGCCTGCGCGGGGCCTTCCTTGGCCTGGGCTCGATGCTCGACATGAAGCCGGTGCTCAGCCTGGTGCAGGGCGAGGACAAGCCGGTATCGGTGTCGCCGAACTACGAGAAGTCCGCCGAGCGCCTGCTCAACTTCGCCCGTGCGCGGGTCGAGGCGGGCGAGTTGCTGGCGCCGCAGATGTGCCTGAGCTATGCCGGCGATCCTTCCGCGCTGCGCGACCTGCCGGGCTTCGCCCAACTGGAGGACGCCTGCGAGATGAAGGGCGTGAAGATGCACCTGGCGATGCTCAGCCCCACCGGTGGCATCAACCTGGGAGCGGGTGCCATGAGCTTGTCCTTCGCGGCTGAGCCCAAGCCCTTCGCCTGA
- a CDS encoding NADH:flavin oxidoreductase: MSVSVDTLFSPFRLGDLELPTRIVMAPMTRNFTPGGVPHAQVVEYYRRRAAAGVGLIVTEGTTVNHKAANGYPNVPRFHGEDALAGWKQVVDAVHAEGGKIVPQLWHVGAVRRLGTEPDASVPGYGPSGKVKDGTVLVHEMTKEDIQDVIAAFAQAARDAKGIGMDGVEIHGAHGYLIDQFFWDGSNKRTDEYGGSLANRSRFAIELIQAVRAAVGPDYPIIFRFSQWKQQDYSARLVQTAEELEAFLKPLSDAGVDIFHCSTRRFWIPEFEGSDLNLAGWTRKLTGKPTITVGNVGLDGSEFLAFFGNTEEVAQPSGIDGLLERLNKEEFDLVAVGRALLVDPDWAVKVRDGRLTDIKPFSRDALMSLA, encoded by the coding sequence ATGAGTGTATCCGTCGACACCCTGTTCTCGCCCTTCCGCCTGGGTGATCTGGAACTGCCCACGCGTATCGTGATGGCGCCGATGACCCGCAACTTCACTCCGGGCGGCGTACCGCACGCCCAGGTGGTCGAGTACTACCGCCGCCGCGCCGCCGCCGGTGTCGGCCTGATCGTCACCGAAGGCACCACGGTCAACCACAAGGCCGCCAACGGCTACCCGAACGTGCCGCGCTTCCATGGCGAAGACGCTCTGGCCGGCTGGAAGCAAGTGGTCGATGCCGTGCACGCCGAAGGCGGCAAGATCGTCCCGCAGCTGTGGCACGTCGGCGCCGTGCGCCGCCTGGGCACCGAGCCGGACGCAAGCGTCCCCGGCTACGGCCCGAGCGGCAAGGTCAAGGACGGCACCGTGCTGGTCCATGAAATGACCAAGGAAGACATCCAGGACGTCATCGCCGCCTTCGCCCAGGCCGCCCGCGACGCCAAGGGGATCGGCATGGACGGTGTGGAAATCCACGGCGCCCACGGCTACCTGATCGACCAGTTCTTCTGGGACGGCAGCAACAAGCGCACCGACGAATACGGCGGCAGCCTGGCCAACCGTTCGCGCTTCGCCATCGAGCTGATCCAGGCCGTGCGCGCGGCCGTCGGCCCCGACTACCCGATCATCTTCCGCTTCTCCCAGTGGAAGCAGCAGGACTACAGCGCCCGCCTGGTGCAGACCGCCGAGGAGCTGGAAGCCTTCCTCAAGCCGCTGTCGGATGCCGGCGTGGACATCTTCCATTGCTCCACCCGCCGCTTCTGGATTCCGGAGTTCGAGGGTTCCGATCTCAACCTCGCCGGCTGGACCCGCAAGCTCACCGGCAAGCCGACCATCACCGTCGGTAACGTCGGCCTGGACGGCAGCGAGTTCCTGGCGTTCTTCGGCAACACCGAGGAAGTCGCCCAGCCGTCGGGTATCGATGGCCTGCTGGAGCGCCTGAACAAGGAAGAGTTCGACCTGGTTGCCGTCGGCCGCGCCCTGCTGGTCGACCCGGACTGGGCGGTGAAAGTGCGTGACGGCCGCCTGACCGACATCAAGCCCTTCAGCCGTGATGCGCTGATGTCGCTGGCCTGA
- a CDS encoding TetR/AcrR family transcriptional regulator, translated as MNSIRLDKRDLILAKGSLAMTRSGYHGTGVQDIVQAAGIPKGSFYHYFESKEDFALQALEHLYAPRLARYAEALGNPALGPRARILTYYRELLAHFARQEKLQYHCFIGSLSFEMAELSPPIAERVDGILQQSIDTLRDCLADAQRAGELPASENVEQLAEFIGNAWQGVLARMKVSASLKPVERFIERLEHLLQA; from the coding sequence ATGAACAGCATCCGACTCGACAAGCGCGACCTGATCCTCGCCAAGGGCTCCCTGGCGATGACCCGCAGCGGCTACCACGGCACCGGCGTGCAGGACATCGTCCAGGCCGCCGGGATTCCCAAGGGCTCCTTCTATCACTACTTCGAGAGCAAGGAAGACTTCGCCCTGCAGGCGCTGGAGCATCTCTACGCGCCGCGCCTGGCGCGCTATGCCGAAGCGCTGGGTAATCCGGCACTGGGGCCGCGCGCACGCATCCTCACCTATTACCGCGAGCTGCTGGCGCACTTCGCCCGCCAGGAGAAGCTGCAGTACCACTGCTTCATCGGCAGCCTGAGCTTCGAGATGGCTGAGCTCTCGCCGCCGATTGCCGAGCGCGTCGACGGCATCCTTCAGCAGTCCATCGATACCCTGCGCGACTGTCTGGCCGACGCCCAGCGCGCCGGGGAATTGCCCGCCTCGGAGAACGTCGAGCAACTGGCCGAATTCATCGGCAACGCCTGGCAGGGCGTGCTGGCGCGGATGAAAGTCAGCGCTTCGCTCAAGCCCGTGGAACGCTTTATCGAGCGCCTGGAGCACTTGCTTCAGGCCTGA
- a CDS encoding LysR substrate-binding domain-containing protein: MARINFDLDVLRTFVAGIELGSFARAADRLGRSTSAVSAQLKKLEEQAGTPVLRREGRGMALTEAGETLLAYARRLLELNDEAAGALRGGSLEGRVRLGLQEDFGETLLPAVLARFARAHPKVRIEVRTARNQQLIEGVRNGELDLALAWETGERTPHMERLGAVPQCWIGPSHVVPASGAEPLPLVMLEAPCLLRSAATAALDRAGIAWRVAFTSAGLSGIWAAVAAGLGVGLRTPIGLPSSVERLDPERAGLPPMAPLGLCLHRGEAEPEAVVARLRGLVCDGVAELLESPSIR; this comes from the coding sequence ATGGCCCGTATCAACTTCGACCTGGACGTGCTCCGCACCTTCGTTGCCGGCATCGAGCTGGGTAGTTTCGCCCGCGCGGCGGATCGACTCGGGCGTTCGACCTCGGCCGTCAGCGCACAGCTGAAGAAGCTGGAAGAGCAGGCCGGCACACCGGTGTTGCGCCGCGAGGGCCGGGGCATGGCGCTGACCGAAGCCGGCGAGACGCTGCTGGCCTATGCGCGCCGACTGCTGGAGTTGAACGACGAAGCCGCGGGCGCGTTGCGCGGCGGATCGCTGGAAGGACGAGTGCGCCTCGGGCTGCAGGAAGACTTTGGCGAAACCCTGCTGCCCGCTGTGCTGGCGCGCTTCGCCCGCGCCCATCCCAAGGTGCGCATCGAAGTGCGCACCGCGCGCAACCAGCAGCTCATCGAGGGGGTGCGTAACGGCGAGCTGGATCTCGCGCTGGCCTGGGAGACTGGCGAGCGAACACCGCACATGGAGCGCCTAGGCGCGGTGCCGCAGTGCTGGATCGGACCTTCCCACGTCGTCCCGGCATCCGGTGCGGAGCCGCTGCCACTGGTCATGCTGGAGGCTCCCTGCCTGCTGCGCAGCGCGGCGACGGCGGCGCTGGATCGCGCCGGTATCGCCTGGCGCGTGGCCTTCACCAGCGCGGGTCTGTCCGGTATCTGGGCGGCGGTGGCGGCCGGGTTGGGTGTAGGTTTGCGCACGCCGATCGGCCTGCCCTCCAGTGTCGAACGCCTCGATCCCGAGCGCGCCGGCCTACCGCCCATGGCACCGCTGGGTTTGTGCCTGCACCGCGGTGAAGCCGAGCCCGAAGCGGTGGTGGCGCGCCTGCGGGGGCTGGTTTGCGATGGGGTGGCCGAGCTGCTGGAAAGCCCGTCGATCCGCTGA
- a CDS encoding carboxymuconolactone decarboxylase family protein, which yields MPFPPQVSPTLRHQAPKLAQVTEDVLFGDIWQRPQLSPRDRSLATVAALIALGRTEQLPFHFQLARDNGLTRDELVELITHLAFYGGWPTAASALNRLDKE from the coding sequence ATGCCTTTTCCACCCCAGGTCTCCCCTACCCTGCGGCACCAGGCACCTAAGCTGGCGCAGGTCACCGAGGACGTGCTGTTCGGCGATATCTGGCAGCGGCCGCAACTGAGCCCGCGGGATCGCAGCCTGGCGACAGTCGCTGCACTGATCGCACTGGGGCGGACGGAACAGCTGCCCTTTCACTTCCAACTGGCCCGCGACAACGGCCTGACCCGCGACGAGCTGGTCGAGCTGATCACCCACCTGGCCTTCTACGGCGGCTGGCCGACAGCCGCTTCCGCGCTCAACCGTCTCGACAAGGAATGA
- a CDS encoding tautomerase family protein has product MPTVRISLRKGKQPQYLRELADTVYDAMHDAFNVPKGDQFVMIHQHEAEEFIYNRGYLGGPRSDDFVLIAITIGRPRDSQTKQAFYRRLNALLGERLGIASEDVMVQITNSEADDWSFGGGRMGVLTRPDAVSAS; this is encoded by the coding sequence ATGCCCACCGTCCGCATCTCCCTGCGCAAAGGCAAGCAACCGCAGTACCTGCGCGAGCTGGCCGACACCGTGTACGACGCCATGCACGACGCCTTCAATGTCCCGAAAGGTGACCAGTTCGTGATGATCCACCAGCACGAAGCGGAGGAATTCATCTACAACCGCGGCTACCTCGGCGGTCCGCGCAGCGACGACTTCGTGCTCATCGCCATCACCATCGGCCGGCCACGGGATTCGCAGACCAAGCAGGCGTTCTATCGGCGCTTGAATGCGCTGCTGGGCGAACGCCTGGGGATCGCCAGCGAAGACGTGATGGTGCAGATCACCAACAGCGAGGCGGACGACTGGTCGTTCGGCGGCGGCCGCATGGGCGTGCTGACGCGGCCCGATGCGGTCAGTGCCAGCTGA